One Mycobacteriales bacterium DNA window includes the following coding sequences:
- a CDS encoding ComEA family DNA-binding protein: MVRSSRAAATADDRARAGERLAALGLGRPASGWTPALSSVDLDPPPPTDGDVPLLRQAAPATTAPADLNRVESSGPAGPPPFGELARAWAIDRSPPWSHGVLGRLTGRAAAGTVLALVALVAAGVLLVRHHAAGPADPYQPSAGASVPIGQPSDPAPVASDAGSSIVVDVGGRVRKPGLVTLPVGARVADAIAAAGGPLHHRELATIDLAARVSDGQLLLIGVQNTSGTATDGTDSGGVDGSGGSPAPIGLNSATLDQLETLPGVGPVTAQKIIDWRDAHNGFSSVAQLQQVPGIGPARYAELSPLVTP, translated from the coding sequence GTGGTGCGATCGAGCCGGGCGGCAGCGACGGCCGACGATCGGGCGCGGGCCGGCGAACGCTTGGCCGCGCTCGGACTCGGCCGGCCCGCGAGCGGCTGGACTCCCGCGCTGTCGTCGGTCGATCTGGACCCGCCGCCGCCGACCGACGGCGACGTCCCGCTCCTGCGACAAGCAGCGCCCGCGACCACGGCGCCCGCGGACCTGAATCGGGTGGAGTCGAGTGGGCCAGCCGGTCCACCGCCGTTCGGCGAGCTCGCCCGCGCCTGGGCGATCGACCGCTCGCCGCCTTGGTCGCACGGCGTGCTGGGCCGGCTCACGGGCCGGGCGGCAGCGGGCACCGTGCTCGCCCTGGTCGCTCTTGTCGCGGCCGGCGTGCTGCTGGTCCGTCACCACGCCGCCGGCCCGGCTGACCCGTACCAACCGAGCGCGGGTGCATCGGTCCCGATCGGCCAGCCGTCCGACCCCGCACCCGTGGCGAGCGATGCGGGCTCCTCGATCGTCGTTGATGTCGGCGGCCGGGTGCGCAAGCCAGGGCTCGTGACGCTGCCGGTCGGCGCGAGGGTGGCCGATGCGATCGCGGCGGCGGGCGGCCCGCTGCACCACCGCGAGCTGGCGACGATCGACCTCGCGGCTCGGGTCAGCGACGGCCAGCTCCTTCTGATCGGCGTGCAGAACACATCCGGCACGGCCACCGACGGCACGGACTCCGGCGGGGTCGACGGCTCCGGCGGCTCGCCGGCACCGATCGGGCTGAACTCCGCCACGCTCGACCAGCTCGAGACGCTTCCCGGCGTCGGCCCGGTGACCGCGCAGAAGATCATCGACTGGCGCGATGCCCACAACGGGTTCAGCAGCGTCGCGCAGCTTCAGCAGGTGCCCGGCATCGGCCCCGCCCGGTACGCCGAGCTGTCACCGCTGGTGACGCCATAG